GAATGTGACCAGGGACCAATAATAAGCTTTTGGTTTCGTCGTGCATGTTCTGTGTTACCACGCGCTTTCATGCCCATATAATTCTCAAAAGCGCTCCACAGGAAGATGTCATACCATCCACTAAAATTGAGTGCTGGCACATTGATCTGTTCATAAGCTGTGCATGGTGAAGCTGGATGCCAGTAAGTATCTGCTGTTTGGTGTGCTAACCAGTCGCTGTAGAAAGATGCATATTCTTGAATAAGAGGATGATCGCCAAGTGGGATCTGAGATAATGCCGTGTTGAAATCGAGGTACTCAGTATTTTCTGGGATTGAATCGCCTTGTGCAGCACGGCGCTGGATTTCGGCGGGGATGATATTATCTACTACCCATCTCAGATCATGAAGGACTTTCGCGCCGCCCTGATAAGCCATGCCTTCATACATATCTGAGGGCGTAATCGAAGGCGCCATAGCTGTAAGGGCTGGCGGTTGTCTCATGGCGGGTATCCATTGAGTACATCCCAGATAAGACCCGCCAAAAGTTCCTACGACACCAGTTGACCACGATTGTTTGGCAGCCCAGGCAATCGCATCAACCCCGTCATCAGCTTCTTGAAAATGTGGGTTGAACTGTCCTTCCGAAGCATATCGTCCGCGTACGTCCTGCACAACGATGACATATCCAGCCTGTACAGCGCGCATAATATCGAACGTGCCACTTGCAGAGACGATATGCTCTTTGTTATAGGGCGTCCGTGCGAGGAGAACCGGGGCAGGTGATGTATCTTCCAAACGGTAGACATCTGTCGCTAGAGCGACGCCATCTCGCATGGACACCATCATATTCTTTTCAATAACGATTGTGGACATTAGCTAACCTCAACTTGTAGATTTTTGCCCCGTTTCATTTTCGTATCCCGTCGTTCTCGATACAAAATGTACAATCCACTTGCTATCGTTAAGGTCGCTCCGATCCAGGTTGCGAGCAGGGGCACCTCCATAAAGAAGAGAAATCCCCATAGCATATTGAAAGGTAAAGAGACGTATTCAAATGGCGCAACGACCGTAGCTGGTGCTGTGCTATAAGCTCGTGCAACGAAATACATTCCCCCAGCCCATATGAAACCCAATCCAAACATGACAAGCATATCGGTGAGTGTCGGCGTGTTCCAGGCGCGCAGCAAGAAAGCAATGCTTGGATGAGCATCCGACGTTGCTGAAACTAAAAACGCAAGCGGGTTCAAAATGACAGCCGCGATCAGGTAGACCAGTGAACTATAGTATGCCTGGGTTGCACTGCTATCTGTTTCTTTCAGCTTGCGCGTGATCAACACAGAGAATGCATAAAAAAGGACGGAGATCAAAGCAAAGATAGAGCCAAGATTGAAGGTCGCTGTACCTGGCCTGACGATGAACAAAACGCCTATAAAACCAACGATCAGAGCTATCCAGCGATAGGGCTGTACTGTTTCCCTCAAAATGAGGACTGATAAGATGGTAATCATCAGAGGGCCAGAAAAGCGAATGGCATCCACTTCTGCCAGGGGCAAGGCTGCCAATGCCATAAATGCGGTGGTGTAGGAGAGAAACAGGAAAAAACCACGGACATATTCAAGTATCGGCTGCTGGGTCTTTGGTAACCCGCGTCCACCTTCAAGCCGGTAGAGCACAATGGTGATCGGCATGGCGATGACGCTACGGAACAGCACAATCTCCATAATGGAATAATCGCCACCAATCCACTTAACGGCGATACCCTGTAACGAAAAAATCAGCATCGCTAAGCTGATAAAAACGATGCTGCGTAGATTGTCACTGATTGCTTTCATTCATCATCCTATGGCACATCGCCCGAGCTTTTTACTTTAATGGCGCTCTGTTGCATAAATCCTGGTTGCTAAAAACATTCTCCAAATATTCAGAAGGATTTTTCCTTCTTTTCACTAATTTTGACCTCAATACTGGCGATAGAACCTCTCCCCTGGTGGACGATGCTTGAGCAAAACCCAGTATCGTTATAGAAGGTTTCTCCAGTATTCATTATGGCCTGACATGATAAGAAGTGATTGTAGAATTATCCAAGATGGTTGCATAATTCTCTGAATTTTTGAGCTTTCCAGCGATATGCTGCTGGATGTTGTTAGTCTGTCTCTGCTGAGTAGTGGCTCGCGTCAATCGTTAGATTGATCAACACAGTAATTTGCCGGATGATCTCTTGAGCGCGTTCTTCTTGTTCTTTGAGCGTCGTCAACCAGCGATCCGCGATAGTTTCAATATATTCATTGTCGCCGGGGGTATCCAGGGCCTCGCGTAGATGGGCTTTTTCCCCAGTGTCGAACTGTCGCAGCATACGCAAAATAGCCATGACACTATAGCCAGATTGGCGCAAAATGCGGATGACCCGTAGGCGTCCTATTTCTGTTGCCCGGTAGATGCGGTAATGGGTGGTTGGGTCACGCGGTACGTCGATCAATCCGCTACGGTCCCAATTACGCAATTGATCCACAGAAACACCTAAATGCTGCGCCGTTGCACCGATATTGAGGCTGTGTTGGGTGGTATCGAGCATTTGCCCCTGTGCCCAACGCTCCAGGAATTCAATAGCGGCCTCTGCATGTGTTCGTTCGATGCGCACATTGATGAGGTGCTCATAGGCCAGCTCCATAGCCATCCCCATGTCACCATCTGCGGCACACTGAATCAGATCAACGATGACCTGCTTTTTTCCAATATAGGGCCATGTTAGCGCCAACCGCGCCAGCCGCATCTGTTCAAGATGCAATTGGGTAAATAAGCGATACCCTGAGGGGCTGCGTGGCACAGAGGACAAAAAACCATAGGATTCGTACAGGCGCACTGTGTTGACATGCACCCCGATTTCCTTGGCAATATCGGATGTTTTTAAATAGTTAGCCATAAGTAACCCTCATGCTTCGTTGGCATTATAGCTGACGAGGCGCAAAAACCTTTATGTTTAGCAAGATGAACCGCGAACGATAGACTCGCTAACATTCAAACAAATAAGATGGCAAATAAAACGCGGATCAAAAATAGAGAAATAAAAATCTGGTATTGGGTCAAGTTTTGCGCTTGTTTAGCGAGCTTGGCCCGATACCAGATTCATCTCTGGGTGGCGTGAGTTTGTGTGATAAAAATTTATATAATACGAGCTTGGTAACCCGTATTGTTCGCTTCAAACCGTCTCGCGATTATCCTTGATCGCATGGACAGTTGCATTGAGTTCCTGCCGACGAGCGGCGACCAACACATTCACCATCTTATTCTGCACCTCAACGGTGTTCATCAGCGTATCAATCTTACGATGCAGGTCGACGATTTCAAGCTCATTCTTCAGGTTCACCTGGTAATCGTTCTCGGCAACGAGGCGATCTTTTGATGCCTGGCGATTTTGCGCCATGAGGATCACGGGTGCTTGTAAGCCAGCTAACGTGCTGAGTGCCAGATTCAGGAGGATGAAAGGCGCTGGGTCCAGAGCACGATCACCCAGGGCAAGATTGCTCCCCATCCATAGGGCCATAAATACGACAAAGCTGATGATAAAGCGCCAGCTACCGGCCATCGAGGCGAGCCAATCGGCCATGCGGTCGCCAAGTGTGGAGGTTTCGTCAATTTCTTCGTAAACATCATCTGAAACTGTGCGCGGGCGCAGATGATGAATCAGCTCTCTGGCTTCAGGGCTGAGCAGGCTATCAAGGGCCTCAATTTCGTCAATTAACTGTTGGATCCGTTCGTCTTTTTCGTCTTCCGGCAGGGCAACCAGACGATCCAAAATCAGGTCATTGTACATGGCACACTTCTCTTTCTTGCTATGAGGTTGTCGTTTAGAGAAGCCGGTGCTTATCTGGTGTCCCCATCGAATGGGGTCGGCGATAACGCGGGTAGCTCACTTGCCCGCTTTCGCCTAGTTGCTAAAAGGGGAAGGTCTATCGCAGTGCGTTACCGCCGCCAAATATGGGCGGCTCCTGGGTTTGGGATTGCGTACTGTCGTTCATCTCATACTTTGAATTAGTGAACAGAAAACGGACGTGACTTCCGTCCGACTTCGTTACTATATACCTCGTTTGTTTATCTGTAAAGGACCTAAATACATAAGAAAAATGAGCTTTTTGTGCGTCTACAATACCGCCCATTAGCCCGACAAATCGCTATTCGACTTTTGTTTTGTCGGGCCAATGACAGCATCAATTAAAACGCAAAACGTGGACGACGCCACTGCCTAAATCGTTATTTATTCCCCGCATTGCCGGAGTTGCCGCTGTTGCCAGCATTCCCACTATTACCTGGGTTATCTGGTGGGTTACCGCTATTGCCAGCGTTCCCACTGTTACCCGGGTTATCCGGCGGGTTGCCGCTATTGCCAGAGTTTCCACTATTACCCGGGTTATCTGGCGGGTTGCCGCTGTTGCCAGCATTCCCACTGTTACCCGGGTTATCTGGTGGATTGCCACTGTTGCCGCTATTGCCAGCATTCCCACTGTTACCTGGGTTATCCGGAGGGTTGCCAGCATTGCCGCTGTTGCCCGGACTATCCGGAGGATTGCCGCCGCTCGCGTTGCCGGAATTGGCATTTTGTGCCGGGGTATTAGGAGCGTTGCCAAGCATGATCAGGCTCCGTGAGATCCACCCCTCTGTTTCATTGGGTAAGATGATATGCATCCACTGGTTATCATCTGATATTTCCACGATTTGGACCGGCGTATAGGGTTCTACCGCGGTGATGACGGTGCCATTCGGCGTCTCGCGTACGTTGACGCGACCATTCGCCTTGACATAACCAACCCGAGTAATATCTGGCTGCAGGACGACTGCCGGTGGTGTAGGCGTCTCTACAGTGGGGACTGGCGTATTTGTGATCGTCGTCGGTGTACGTGTAGGCGTGCTGGAGGGCGTCGCCGTTGTCGTTGATGTCGTTGTCGCCGTCGGAGACGGTGTCGCCGTCATGGTTGTTGTTTGTGTCGGCGTAAGGCTCATCGTGATGGTAATGGGTGCATCTGGTGAACTTGCAGGCGCTGTTGGTGATGCATCTACAATCAGGGCATCAGCTTCTGGTGTTGTGGTGGATGTTGGCAGCGCGATCAGGCTGTTATCTGCCCGTGCAGTTGCCAGCACGTCAAGGCTGTTGCCATTATCCAGGCTCATCAGGCTGGCCGAATTAGCAACATATTCCAGCACGGCGTAGATTTCTATAGCTTGATTCGTATCTGTTGCTTCCACATCCTCAGCTATGGATGCCTGCTTCAAATTTGCCAGGGACTCATTGACCAGCTCATTTGAAAAGATGCCGCGATCAAGCAGGATGGCAGCTTCATCTGCACGACGCTTTGCAAGACGCATATATACATCAGCTCGCCTGTTCAGCAAAGGCGCGGTAATGAGTTCGACCTGTTCCGTGATGCGTTTCGCCCCATAAAGGACATCACCCGGCACCGCAGAATCGGAGACGGCTGGTATGAGGACCATGAAGACAATCACTGCTGCCGCTGCTGCCAGACGCGTAAGCCCAATTGGGATAATACGGGCTGGGGCCGGTTGGCTCGGTACAGCCTGGAGAATACGGTCTTCCATACGTTGGCGAGCTGCAGCGGAAAGCTGAGGCGCTTGCTCTTTAGAGAAGAGCTGCGCAACCTGAGCCGCAGGGTCATTGTCGCCCGCAGACGAAAATGACTGCTTGGCTGATCGCTTTTTATCCAGATAGTCAGCCAGTTGGTCTGGATTCAGATGGCTCTCAGTCATTGGTCGCCTCGTAGATAATGTCGCACTTTGTTCTGTCCCAATAAATCAGCCAGACGGTTGAGCGCCCGATGCTGTGCACTCTTCACAGCGGTGACGCTCCTACCTAATACATCCGCAACCTGTTTATGCGAGTAATGCTCGACAAATCGCAAATATAAGACATCCTGGTCTTCTTCGCTCAATGTAAAGAAGGCCGCCTGTAATTCACTGTGCTCCTCTTCTGTGAGCACTTCTTGTTCTGGCAAGGGGTGGCTGCTGGCAAAATGATCCGCTAGTTCTTCCTGCGTGTGTCGATTGCTTTTTCTTCGCATATCGATCACACGAGCGGATGCCATGCGATATAGCCAAGCCTCAAACGGAGCACCGGTGATCTTGTAGGTTGGTAATGCCTCTATCATCTTAATGAAGACCTCTGTGGTTATGTCTTCGGCATCTTGTGTGTTACCAACACGGTAGGCAATGTAACGGTAAATCTGATCAACGTATGCTTGGTAGATTTGAGATATGGCTTTCCTATCCCCTCGCTGAGCTTGTCGGATGATGCGATGACTAACTTCCATTGCGCTTCGTCACTTAGCGTACACTTTTGTATGGTGAGTGGCCGCAGAGAGCATGAACTGCGCCAGTAATCAGAACTAGGAAGCTATTATATCAGGGCTTCCTTAGAACCATGAGAACGCACAGTGAGCTAGGCATCAAGTCATATCGACAAGGGCATCTCCTACATAGAATCTCGATTCATCCATTGTGATGGCATCGATCCCTCCAATTTCCTTGTTACACCTTAAACCGTATAAGGTGCCGAGATGTCGCAGAATTGGTGCCATGAATTTCTGGATAGGCTCTTGATTTGCCTTATACCCTATAGATTGAGCCACAATCGATTGTTTTTATAGCCCTGATTAATGGTTTATTTACACTTTCACAACAATTGGCCTGTGACATTGGGCGACTTTTGACGGTCTAACTTGCAAAGCCATAAGGTTTTCGAGGGATATTGTGAAAAAGTCATTGCGTCATCATCAGTTGGAAAGTGGGCAGAGCCTGGTTGAATTCTCAGTGCTTAGCATCCTTGTTTTGATTATTCTGGTGGGCCTGCTGGATCTCGGACGTGTTTACTTCCTACATATTGCATTGGAGGATGGCGCAGGCGAAGCCGCACTCTATCTTTCAATCAATCCTGGCTGCCGCAACGCGAGTGATCTGCCAGACCCGTCAAATCCTACATTTTGTGCAGACCCTAATAACGCGGAATACCGCGCTCGTACTTCGAGCGGTGGACAGCTGGCCTGGGATGAAGCCTTGATTGTAGTCGAGCGTCCCAGAGAATACGGCGTCGGTGATCCTATAGAAGTCACAATTGAGTATCCCTTCCGATTCCTACTGCCATTAATCCCCGCAATCAGCGGTGTCAATCCCTTCCCGCTGCGTGGACATGCAACACAAATCATTCTTACTGAAGTTACAGGCGAGGTGCAGCAATGAAATCACAACGAGGACAGGCACTTGTTGAGTTCGCAATGGTGGCCCCGCTTATTTTTATGTTGTCATTTATGATTCTGGATTTTGGCCACTTGATGATCGCTTATGCGTCTGCATCGTCGGCGCTGCGCGATGCGGTTCGTTTGGCAGAAGTCAATGGCTATGACCCGGTGAATCCGCTTTATCTGGACTGCTCCGAAATTGAAAAAACGGCCCGGAGCGCGTTTTTCCTGGATTCCGCCGATGTGCTGGTGACATATGAAAAAGCATCAGATGGCACCGTGACGGATTGTGATGCGACGAACCTCAACGATCTGGAAAGTGGCGATATGTTGCACGTGAGCCTTTCCGCAACGGTGCGCCCGATCACGCCTATTTTGAATGAATTCGTGCCAGCGCTCTCTTTCAATTTCGAGGGTCAGCGTACAATTGTCAATAACATCAACCTGGGCAGCATCTTTGAATATGACCAGGATTACGATGGCCTGGATGATCAGTGGGAAATTGAACATTTTGGCGATTTGTCGCACATCGGCACGGAAGACCCGGATCATGATCGCTGTAACAATGGCTGTGAGGAAACACGGGGTAGTGATCCAAATGTGCCGGATACAGATGGTGATGGCTTGCTCGATGGCGAAGAAGCCTATGTCTATGGAACGGATCTGTTATCTGCCGACACAGATGGTGATGGCCTCAATGACGGGGATGAAGTTGCGGGTTATGACCAGGATGGCGACGGCATCCCAGAGACCTTCCCGGACCCCTTGGTGGCAGACCCTGATAATGATGGCTTGCTCGATGGTGATGAGATTTTCTATAACACAGATCCGTTCCATCCGGATAGTGACGGTGATGGCATTAACGATGGTACCGAAGTTGCTGGGTTTGATAGCGATGGTGATGGCATCATTGATTACTCGACCGACCCTGCAAGCGCGGATACAGACGGCGACACACTCCCTGACAAACGAGAGATCGACGGCTTTGATATCAACAATGATGGTATTGTCGATATTTATACCAACCCGTCCCTGGCAGATACGGACGCGGATGGCTTGTTGGACCCGGAAGAACTGACACTCGGCACAAACCCCACCATTGCAGATACGGACGAAGATGGCCTGCTGGATGGTTTCGAAGTCGATAACGAGCTCGACCCGCTGAACGCGGACCCGGACGAAGACCTCTTGCTGGATAAAGATGAACTCGATATTGGTACCGATCCGTTTAATCCGGATACAGATGGCGATGGCCTGCTCGATGGCTATGAAGTGCATTATTACCATACAGACCCGCTGATTCCGAATGAAGATCATGACCAGGATGACTTGCCGGATGACTGGGAAACGGTTTACTTCGGCAATACGTCGCAGACAGGCGACGGCGACTATGATAATGATGGTTGCAACAACGCTTGCGAGTTCGAGAATGCCCTGGACCCCACCAAACCGGATACAGATGGCGATGGCCTGACGGACTACGACGAATTGACGCGCTACCAAACGAAACCACGTTACGCTGATTCAGACAATGATGGCTTAAATGATGGTGATGAAATCCTCGTTTACAAGACGCAGGCTTTGGTGCCGGATACCGACGGCGATAAGCTCAATGATGGTACGGAAGTGTGGGGTGTCAACGTCAATGGCAGCGTGTATACCTCTGATCCACATCTGGTCGATACCGATAGCGATACATTGAATGACTACGATGAATACTATGTTCATCGCACCAATCCTAGTGCAGCAGATACCGATGGTGATGGCCTGAACGATGCGGCTGAAATCCAGGAGCATCACACACTGCCTTCTAAGGCGGATACAGACTCTGATGGCCTGAATGACAAAGAAGAGATTGATTGTGTCCGGGCTAGCAACGGCAATACCTACTGCACCAACCCGAATATGCCGGATACCGACAATGACGGTCTGCTTGATGGGCAGGAAGTGGCTGGCTTTGACACCCCATATGGTCATCTGGTGACGGATCCGACCTGGCCAGATACAGATGAAGATGAGTTCACTGATAAAGAAGAACTCGACGGTATCCAAACACCTTATGGCATCTTGCAGACGAACCCGCTTGCACTGGATACCGATGGCGACCGTTTGTCGGACGGAACCGAGGTGAACGTTACAGGCACCAACCCGCTGGATCCTGATACGGATGATGACGGCTTCTTCGATGGTGACGAAGTGGACCAGGGGTCTAACCCGCTCTTACCAGATCGTGACCTGGACAATTTGCCGGATGACTGGGAACAACTGCACTTTGGCGATACAGCGTCCCAGGATGGCAATGGCGACCCGGATAACGACGGTTGCAACAACATGTGTGAATATGAAAATGGAACCGGGCCTAACATCGCGGATACAGATTCGGATGGGTTATCCGACGGCCAGGAAGTGTATCAATACCGCACAGACCCGAACCGCCCGGATACGGATGGCGACGGCCTGACCGATGGTGAAGAAGTCCTCATTACGGCGACGGACCCCCTACGGATGACGCTGAACCTCGTCATTAATGATGTGAACGTTGCAGAACCAGCTTCCAGCCATTCACCGACGACGCAGGCCCGTATAACCGTCACGCTCCGTGGTGATGATGGCTATCGTACAGATGATGTCCGTGTCCAGTACTCAACGGCAGATGGTACAGCGGTTGCTGGCAATCCTGATCGCGATTATGTGGCTATCCCGCTGAGCAGCAGTAACGCACTGATCTTCCCGGCAGGGGTGACGCAGAAAGAGATCGTTGTTGAGATCAATGGCGACAATCGCAACGAACCGAATGAAGTCTTCTATGTTGACCTGAGCAGCCCCCAGAACGCGATCATCGCGCCGAATCGTGGCCGGAGCAACGTCAACATCACCAAGGAAATTATCGAGTATCCCTCCTAACGGCAAGCGAGCACCTGAAGGGCACGACCTGAGTTTGATAAAGGTCGTGCCCGATGGCTGCGCCCTGGTGCTCGGCCTAATGTCTAAAAAGAGAGCGAAGAGGCAATAAGGAAAGACAACATGGCAAAGCAAGAACTGGTAAAGCAAAAAGTGACAGTGCAACCGATGAAACGACGCTTCCTAGAGCGGATGCACAAAGCGGAATCCGGGCAGGCTATGGTCCTGATGATGATCTTGATGGTCGGCTTGCTGGCGATAACGGGGCTGGCGGTTGATGGTGGCGGCTTATATGTGCTGAACCACAATGCGCAGAACGCCGTTGATGCGGCGAGTTTATCCGCGGCATATGCGCTATGCACACGGGGTGATTATCTCAATGCTGCCCTGGATGCTGCCCGCGAAAATGGCTTTGATAATGATGGCATTACGAATACAGTCACCGTGAATAACCCGCCCATATCCGGCGATAAGATGGGCAACTCTGCTTATGTTCAGGTCTCTATCGCTGCCAAGAAACCATCCTTTTTCATCCAAATTGTGTTCAGGGAGCCGCTCGGAGTGGTTGCCCTGGCAGAATCTTTCTGTATCCCGCCACGTATCGCGGGCGATTTTGGCGGCGTTTGGGCTGGTTCGGAAGTTTGCAATAACACGGTCAGTATGACGAACTCCGGCGCATACATCGAAAGTGATATCCACAGCAACAATGGGCTGAGTATTGGTGGTGGCGGCCAGGGTATTACTATCCATGGTGATATTGATACCGTAGGGGGTGCGACAATTGACTATAGCAAAGTCACCGTCGAAGGTACGGTGACGACAGGTGTCGATACGCGTGATAACCCGCTGAATTACTTCATGGCGGATTATATGCCCGGTGGTACAACGGCTGCGAAAGTGGTTGCGACCAACCCGGAACTGTACACGGCGATTTTCTCTACTGCAGATGATCCTGATATGAAATCCAATGGCACCTGGGACCCGGCCAGCAATCGCACGCTGGAAGGCCTGTATTTCATCGACGGCAATGTGAAGGTGAATGGCCCCAAATTTGGCGACCGGGATGGTGATGGACACTTTGAAGGCATTACCATTGTTGCGACGGGTAATGTGGATTTCAGCAGTGGCACGGAAGGCGTCATTCAGTTTGTTGATGGCCTGATTATCTTCTCTGATGTGGAGATTACCAATTGTGGTACGACGAACGTCTCAACGAGCGGCTCAAGTACCATCTGGCAGGGCCTTGTTTATGCACCAAAGGGCGCAATTAAGCAGTCCGGGTCCAATATGACGGTGTATGGTGGTTATATCGGCGGCTCTATTGAGTTCTCCGGCTCTAACTTCAGGATGATTACCGATCCCGATATGGTGCCTGCCCGCCC
The Phototrophicus methaneseepsis DNA segment above includes these coding regions:
- a CDS encoding MerR family transcriptional regulator; translation: MANYLKTSDIAKEIGVHVNTVRLYESYGFLSSVPRSPSGYRLFTQLHLEQMRLARLALTWPYIGKKQVIVDLIQCAADGDMGMAMELAYEHLINVRIERTHAEAAIEFLERWAQGQMLDTTQHSLNIGATAQHLGVSVDQLRNWDRSGLIDVPRDPTTHYRIYRATEIGRLRVIRILRQSGYSVMAILRMLRQFDTGEKAHLREALDTPGDNEYIETIADRWLTTLKEQEERAQEIIRQITVLINLTIDASHYSAETD
- a CDS encoding TadE/TadG family type IV pilus assembly protein — encoded protein: MKKSLRHHQLESGQSLVEFSVLSILVLIILVGLLDLGRVYFLHIALEDGAGEAALYLSINPGCRNASDLPDPSNPTFCADPNNAEYRARTSSGGQLAWDEALIVVERPREYGVGDPIEVTIEYPFRFLLPLIPAISGVNPFPLRGHATQIILTEVTGEVQQ
- a CDS encoding DUF5667 domain-containing protein, coding for MTESHLNPDQLADYLDKKRSAKQSFSSAGDNDPAAQVAQLFSKEQAPQLSAAARQRMEDRILQAVPSQPAPARIIPIGLTRLAAAAAVIVFMVLIPAVSDSAVPGDVLYGAKRITEQVELITAPLLNRRADVYMRLAKRRADEAAILLDRGIFSNELVNESLANLKQASIAEDVEATDTNQAIEIYAVLEYVANSASLMSLDNGNSLDVLATARADNSLIALPTSTTTPEADALIVDASPTAPASSPDAPITITMSLTPTQTTTMTATPSPTATTTSTTTATPSSTPTRTPTTITNTPVPTVETPTPPAVVLQPDITRVGYVKANGRVNVRETPNGTVITAVEPYTPVQIVEISDDNQWMHIILPNETEGWISRSLIMLGNAPNTPAQNANSGNASGGNPPDSPGNSGNAGNPPDNPGNSGNAGNSGNSGNPPDNPGNSGNAGNSGNPPDNPGNSGNSGNSGNPPDNPGNSGNAGNSGNPPDNPGNSGNAGNSGNSGNAGNK
- a CDS encoding RNA polymerase sigma factor, whose product is MEVSHRIIRQAQRGDRKAISQIYQAYVDQIYRYIAYRVGNTQDAEDITTEVFIKMIEALPTYKITGAPFEAWLYRMASARVIDMRRKSNRHTQEELADHFASSHPLPEQEVLTEEEHSELQAAFFTLSEEDQDVLYLRFVEHYSHKQVADVLGRSVTAVKSAQHRALNRLADLLGQNKVRHYLRGDQ
- a CDS encoding DUF1003 domain-containing protein, which codes for MYNDLILDRLVALPEDEKDERIQQLIDEIEALDSLLSPEARELIHHLRPRTVSDDVYEEIDETSTLGDRMADWLASMAGSWRFIISFVVFMALWMGSNLALGDRALDPAPFILLNLALSTLAGLQAPVILMAQNRQASKDRLVAENDYQVNLKNELEIVDLHRKIDTLMNTVEVQNKMVNVLVAARRQELNATVHAIKDNRETV
- a CDS encoding Tad domain-containing protein, with the protein product MAKQELVKQKVTVQPMKRRFLERMHKAESGQAMVLMMILMVGLLAITGLAVDGGGLYVLNHNAQNAVDAASLSAAYALCTRGDYLNAALDAARENGFDNDGITNTVTVNNPPISGDKMGNSAYVQVSIAAKKPSFFIQIVFREPLGVVALAESFCIPPRIAGDFGGVWAGSEVCNNTVSMTNSGAYIESDIHSNNGLSIGGGGQGITIHGDIDTVGGATIDYSKVTVEGTVTTGVDTRDNPLNYFMADYMPGGTTAAKVVATNPELYTAIFSTADDPDMKSNGTWDPASNRTLEGLYFIDGNVKVNGPKFGDRDGDGHFEGITIVATGNVDFSSGTEGVIQFVDGLIIFSDVEITNCGTTNVSTSGSSTIWQGLVYAPKGAIKQSGSNMTVYGGYIGGSIEFSGSNFRMITDPDMVPARPPLISISQ
- a CDS encoding DMT family transporter, whose translation is MKAISDNLRSIVFISLAMLIFSLQGIAVKWIGGDYSIMEIVLFRSVIAMPITIVLYRLEGGRGLPKTQQPILEYVRGFFLFLSYTTAFMALAALPLAEVDAIRFSGPLMITILSVLILRETVQPYRWIALIVGFIGVLFIVRPGTATFNLGSIFALISVLFYAFSVLITRKLKETDSSATQAYYSSLVYLIAAVILNPLAFLVSATSDAHPSIAFLLRAWNTPTLTDMLVMFGLGFIWAGGMYFVARAYSTAPATVVAPFEYVSLPFNMLWGFLFFMEVPLLATWIGATLTIASGLYILYRERRDTKMKRGKNLQVEVS
- a CDS encoding Calx-beta domain-containing protein, whose translation is MKSQRGQALVEFAMVAPLIFMLSFMILDFGHLMIAYASASSALRDAVRLAEVNGYDPVNPLYLDCSEIEKTARSAFFLDSADVLVTYEKASDGTVTDCDATNLNDLESGDMLHVSLSATVRPITPILNEFVPALSFNFEGQRTIVNNINLGSIFEYDQDYDGLDDQWEIEHFGDLSHIGTEDPDHDRCNNGCEETRGSDPNVPDTDGDGLLDGEEAYVYGTDLLSADTDGDGLNDGDEVAGYDQDGDGIPETFPDPLVADPDNDGLLDGDEIFYNTDPFHPDSDGDGINDGTEVAGFDSDGDGIIDYSTDPASADTDGDTLPDKREIDGFDINNDGIVDIYTNPSLADTDADGLLDPEELTLGTNPTIADTDEDGLLDGFEVDNELDPLNADPDEDLLLDKDELDIGTDPFNPDTDGDGLLDGYEVHYYHTDPLIPNEDHDQDDLPDDWETVYFGNTSQTGDGDYDNDGCNNACEFENALDPTKPDTDGDGLTDYDELTRYQTKPRYADSDNDGLNDGDEILVYKTQALVPDTDGDKLNDGTEVWGVNVNGSVYTSDPHLVDTDSDTLNDYDEYYVHRTNPSAADTDGDGLNDAAEIQEHHTLPSKADTDSDGLNDKEEIDCVRASNGNTYCTNPNMPDTDNDGLLDGQEVAGFDTPYGHLVTDPTWPDTDEDEFTDKEELDGIQTPYGILQTNPLALDTDGDRLSDGTEVNVTGTNPLDPDTDDDGFFDGDEVDQGSNPLLPDRDLDNLPDDWEQLHFGDTASQDGNGDPDNDGCNNMCEYENGTGPNIADTDSDGLSDGQEVYQYRTDPNRPDTDGDGLTDGEEVLITATDPLRMTLNLVINDVNVAEPASSHSPTTQARITVTLRGDDGYRTDDVRVQYSTADGTAVAGNPDRDYVAIPLSSSNALIFPAGVTQKEIVVEINGDNRNEPNEVFYVDLSSPQNAIIAPNRGRSNVNITKEIIEYPS